Below is a genomic region from Ictalurus punctatus breed USDA103 chromosome 12, Coco_2.0, whole genome shotgun sequence.
tgtaataatgaATACATACAATTTATAATAATGGCCTTCTTTATACCAGGCTTTCTTCAGAGCCTACAGACTGACTGGTTATTCAGAAGTCCAGCCCATCCGGTAGCCAATCtatgtttaataatataatttattttatataaaaagggCAAACATCATTTACAGGTTATTAGAAATACTTATATTTACATCACAAACTCTTTCAAGAGTCCCTAATAACATTTAGTGGTTGTTTacttaataaaattaaatgatatatatatatatatatatatatatatatatatatatatatatatatatatatatatatacacacatacatacatacatacatacatacacacatatatacatacatgtatgtatgtatttgagatgcaccgatactaaatttctcatcCAATACGATAGAGTGATACGATaattcagagtgatattggccgataccgataaccgataccgatagttctgccttttatgccttcttttacattcataataattaattccacaattctgaaataaatacaaataaaaactttattctctctatttcaATGCTGAAATTCCCGCTTCACTGCGGCTCATtgccggtgtaaaatttttacAGTGCAGAAATGACAGAGTTTACAAAGTGCAGTtatgtcatcattccacacaagacatcttctttacaaaaTCAATgcgttttcccgccctcttttgattgacaggatataatcggccctgatcatcggatgtttttaaactatcggccgatagggggaaaaatagcctttgtCGGCCGATACTGTTTATCGGcggatacatcggtgcatctgtaatacacacacacacacacacactagtttcTCTATATCATCTTGTTAGGAATTATTTCAACCTGATTCAATTTGACCTTAGCCGACAGGCTACAGAAAGCAAAAGCCCTGGCCTCATCTGCATTCACCACCTAATCTACTTATGGAAAATTGACATTAGTTTATGATGGTAAATGTATAATCAGTTTAACCATCAGCATCATCCATATCAGCCTCTAGTCTTATCACCTTAAGTAAATGTCAGTTGTGAAATTGAAACGGTAGCCTCGTCACCATCTCTTCATGGCAAAGATCACTGTTTACTCTTAAATCATGGGGACATAATCACTGATTAAACCAGTGAACACCACATTTTAACACTACATTTGTTTCATCAAAATAGTTGCAGTAACATAGCTTTGGCCAAGATTAGAAATAACTAAAAACATTTCTAGttcattttggtgaaatatatttatgctGTCCTAATTGAAGTATATGTTATAGGCacaaaaaatgaattaaagcaTGGATTtgttgtttatctttttttctttacacgTACCTTCATTGTGCTGCGCTCTCCTCCTCTCGTCTCGTGGTGCTCTCGGGCCATCCATCTTCCTGTTTTTGAGAGAGAAGAAAATTTACAGCAGGTGAAGCAGTTGGATGTAACACTAAATCTCCACACGTAAAATTCAAAAACTCGGTTGCTAATGTTTACAGACAAAAGAGAGACTAGATATGATGTCATTCTGCACTGCATTCAGAAGTgccaatatttatattatatttatattctgaataataatacttatatttaaaaaaaagctcttaCGACCTTCCATTACCTCTTCAATACCTGCAGCTCTAATCCCACCTTTGCAGTAGGCTAGAAATtattgttttaagaaaaaatgtgtgttcattacaacaatatatatatcacagtgaggttgaattctcgaatcagTCTGTATAGATTAATTTTCTGCAGCAGCGTGGATATGAACAGTATTTACAGCTGCAACATAAATGATATTAAAGattaatatatgattatatgatAGATTAGGGCGCTTGTTCTGAAAGCTActgttcctatagtaacagctcatttacagggAGTTGTATGGATGACACGCCACATAATccaagcctaataataaatggattaaaagacatgttgcttaggagacatttatttaacatttatgaggGTTAGTTCCGTGTATTCGTTATGTTATAGTCCTAAGTATCTAGCCAGGATCTTTTTCCTGCCATTCTTTTGAAGaggacaaaacaaacacagttttTCATGTTACAGACAAACCAGAAAAGTAAAAACCCCTTGGTCCTGAAGATACAAGTCTTGTGGACTTATGGATGATAAGATTAAACAGTTAAAGGGCACAatttgttgttcattaataaattataatttttggcaaattgctgtggtatgacacagatattatacatatacatatatatatatatatatatatatatatatatatatatatatatatatatatatatatatatatatataaattagtgCAGTGTTTAACATTTTCAAAAACTTTTCTTCATATATGGATGCTGAAAGCAAATCATCTTCGTGAATGAAATGGTGTAAACTGCAGTATATATGctttcaaagataaaaaaagAGCAGACTGAACTGTCCAGCCTGTGAGACAGAGGGTGGGGATATTAAGCCATGGTTCATACTCACGTggaataagtgtgtgtgcgagGGGCAATGGTCCGTGGCGTGCCTGCCTGTAACACATCTGGAGGACTCATCATCACGTAAAACTGACCTGGGTGCAGACAAAAAGGGAAAAATTTGAAGCCATTCTTATTCAAACCTTTAATGTTACAGTAAAGAGTCATTTAAAATTTACAATACTgacaagagagagtgagtaatttttggaaatatattttttgctcATTCTGCATACAATATActattacaagaaaaaaaacttcagcAAACGGACTGCATTTAACTAttatatgaagaagaaaaaaaaagtgtttctaaGGAAAAACATGCCACAATGGGATCACATATACTGCTTGTTATATTGTTCATCAAGATAACATGCTTGGAATGAAGAATGTTCAGAATATTAGCTATCACAACATCATGGGATAACGATCACCATTATCaaatatatttagatatatagatattaaatCATCAGAGATTGCATTATACCACATAGTACGAtctatatataaagtataaaaatatataaaaggtaAGGTAAAGGTATAAGAATATACAAAGGTAAAATAAAactgtgtatttattaattaaaaagccAGTAATAATTATACTAGAGAGGAGCGAAAAAATGTCTTTGACACTTTTTGGTCAAGAAACATTACTCACTgctgtttaataaaacaaaagaccTTCCAAAATGACTGGAGACAGCTTTGCTTGGCCAGTAATTACAATCCTGTTTCATTCTATCATTAGGGAGTTGAATTCAGTCCTGGCATACCTGAGAACCTCAGCAAAGGATTTTGATGTGTGAACAAACCTGCTGCTGGTGCAAGAGTCGCATCTGTGGCTGCCTGCACTGAAACCGCGGTTGCCGTACCATCGCTGACAGCCGGGAAGTAAGCGAAACGTGTCTCACTCCCAACTGTCTCACCTGCCGGACTGCCTCCATTACTGAAAGGGTTCTGGATGACAGCCTTATTGAAAACATAAAGCagaaggggaaagaaaaaaaaagagacaacgTTACTGGGAGTGTAAAGCTGTAAagtgcacatatacacacacaaacaaaaaaaatgctagtAGTGTTTTATGATAGAATAATTAGAATAAAAGAATCGGATGACTCCTTCGCCCcattagaggtcgaccgattgattgGTTTTGCCGAATACTTGGTACTGATAactgattgctggaactattGGGTTAtatgcaaaaatccacaccgatttCCTGGTCCTGTTTCCTGGTCCGCTGATATTATAAATTATGAGAgcagcctctagaggtgaaataaaaactatcagtgacaaattttgttgtgttatttgaagtgtttttttattcattttggaattaattggtctttatttttatttgttatttggagtgttactttttggttcagtttggatgtatatgttttatttactttaatatttataaagttAATACatcaatatattattatattacatatttatttcatttttttaaaagtacagtacaatttcatggtacagtcagtactgtttatttttataataaagttcagcattattttactttgaatgctatgttttcattcagtattcatttgaaaaactatcggttgattatCGGCAGGTCCTGCCCAACTCGGTTATCGGTTAAATCCACTACCAACCCCACCCAAGCCTCGTGCTACCTGTGCAACTGCCTGCTGGGCTCCAGCAAAGGCGGCAGTGGACACGACACTGACCGCAGCTCCTCCATCTCCAGCTGATTCCAACTGGTCTTCTGTTACCTGGACGACACGATATGTCACCTGCAGAccacatacaaataaataaaaacagccaaGTCAATAAGACACACCATAAACCGTTCAAAGTTCATTAACAACCTGCTAATGACTCTTATCACATGCACAGTAAGGCTTAAGTGATCTAGGATCCTCAAACAAACAGgcaagctaaaaaaaaagtgattaaatAACCTGCAAATCAaagttgttgtatttttttactCCTGTATTTAATAACTCCCACAAAAGTAAATGATGGTTCCTTGTGGTGTAAACATGCagtaaaaaaagataaagacCGTGTCTTTAATCTATGCTTCAtaagattgtcttttatgtTTTTCTATTGAATGGCTTTAGTCATGTGTTGTGCTCTGTAATAACAAATCAAACAGGGCCATTAGCACATAATATCATTACTTAGGCACCATGTAATTTTCTAAAAATCATTTTAAGATGTTTGAAAGTCACTATTTCAGTTGTATTATGAGGAAAGCTTAAAAACATTAGATAAGAGCGCTGTCAAGGAAGTTAAATTCTAACTGATAATCTGTAAAGATTTCAGCCTACATGGACAATTAAAGCTAATTTGAAGCAAAGCAGAtcaaaagagggggaaaaaaagaatagtCCAGAAAATGTTCACAAAAGATTAAAGATCGACCCAGGGGACATAAAATAGATACATTTGGAGTCCATGGTTTGCCTCGATCCCTTCCTGACCCCTGTAAAACACGCCCCCCCCACCATAGAAGTGGAAAAATCATGCTGACCTGCCCACTGCTGTTTTCTGTGCGGAACTGGTACTGGACATTGTCAGCAAATACTGCGGCCTGCTGGGCGCTTGCTATGGTAACCGCCGCTGGTTCCTCTGCCCCCACTCCCTCtcctgacaaacacacacacacgttatttcATCTTTCCAAGAGCGCATGAGATTTCTGAAACTCTTAATGaatatacaaacaaataaatcacatttcgAGACCGCAAACAGAgacaattaaatataaattaatattcaTCACACTGACGTTTTCATTGGAATTGAATAGTTTATTTGAATACTGCATTCTACAGCTCATTAGTTTATGCTCTAATCATGCCTGAAGACTGTTAATATGTTCAGTGTGTACAAACTGTTTTATGAGTGCAGAGAGGTGATGAGCAACATGTCAGCTTCAGGACTAAAGAAGGCTTACCTTCCTGCAACTGAACAACCTCCTCAGTTTCCTGTTTCTCGTGACTGAAACCAAACAAGCCAGACACATAAAACAATATTAGAAAAAGGCTGAATGTAAGGAGGATTACTACACATCATAACACTCACAATATCTGTTACAATATAAAGTATACCGAATATACAAAAAGTATTAAAAGTTAAAGCAGTTGTGAGAACTCAACATCTTCCAAGAACTATGGCGAAACGATAATCCGGTATATTTAATAACATATAAAGCCATTTAGATTGGTTAATAATGACATATTTAGGATTTACGTCTGGCTAGATGCAGTAATATCTATAATGGGTATTATATTGCCATATTAACTTAATGAACTATAACGCAAACCTTTTTCAAAACAAAGTTTTGCACCCTGACAGTATTTTCGTTGATATGGCAAGACTTAgaaatgaaaatggaaaataaataaatatataaataaagtaaggCAAGGTAGGGGCTTCCTAACTTGTTCATCAGCTGAACCCTTTGAACTTAATTATTCGCACCATTATGAATGAatttcaacacacacatatatatctaaaaaattataaatgatatattatatatataaattatattattattattttatatataaaaataaattcccaGCACATCTCACCCCCTGCAATGCCAGAGAAGGAGACTTCACAGAAGACCTCCATGATGGAAGTGAAATGATGTGTTCAGCACtatacttattatttatttatttttttactgaattTCACATTCTAATTTTGGTGTGATGTGCTGGTTCTTGCACCTTCAGCTTCCGAGGTACAAAGtacatttaattttaacatagcaccattttattgtttataatgATCACGGAACTTATTTCTTAGCACCGACTTTATACTATCAATTGTGAACGCCCCCTCCCTTAGACAAAACTGGCATCCCGTCGAGGggaataataacaacaataataataataataataataataataaatgttttaaattaatcCAAACGTTATTTTAGCTACACATAAAACTACGAGCTTTAAAGGAACGCATTAATTTCCATAAAACTGCTAAACATTAAGAGCAACCATACAACTGgtacaaaattaaaacaaatgtacTTGCAAATCAGTTTAAATATCAATGATCTACAGAGTAGCAAGAACTGCCAATTTAATCACTGACGAAAATAATTTACTAAAATACCAACGCAAACAAGCTAAGAGACTTCATGCTTAGCCAACGCTAATAGATAcaattagccagctagctaaaaatgtaaataaatacactcactttaatcatataaaaaataataatgaggCATAATTTCACTAGGATAgattaaaattatttcattttaatgtaaccGAAGCATGCAACACAGTCAAAGTGGGgggaaagaataaaaaaaataataagtttgTATGTTGAATGACAACGCTAACGTTAGAAAATGGTTGCCTTGGGCCCGGGAGCCATTTAAGAGCAGGGACGGTGCGCGCGGAGCAATGACGCGCGCTCACCTCGTCTGAGCTTCCAGGCTCTGTTCGAGCATATCCATGAAGGTGAGcgattctctctctttttttttaaacgcgaTATTCGGCAACACTTGAAACGCGGAGACGGCGGCGCTGATCACGGGGACAAACACGAGGGTCATGTGAGAGAGACAAGTCCGGGACACGTGAGGCGCAGCCTGGGCGAGGAGACAAAATGGAGGCCGCTTGAAAAAGATACGAAGCTCTCTCgcgcttgttttttttcttccctgtctTCTTCGTCCGCGGCCGAATTACACCTCTCTGTTAGGACCACGGACTATTAAATCTACCGTCTTCttgatttttaaatgttgtttaaaTTTCCTCTCTCGGGTTGATTTCTACTGGAAAACGTTCTTATCTGTCGAAGCAAGCTTGGCTTTTCCTGCCTTTGTTTCTTTCTACAATTCTTTACGTCGCCTTGTTCAGCTCCGTGGCGTGAATCGTTGACGTATCCATCCGCAAGCGTGAAACAAGTATATTGAGTCGATGCGGTTAATAAGATATGGAGAGGAGTGCTTTGGTGTCGTTTTTTGTCCTGTTTTATGAACAAAATGTTACACTTCAgagaaaattaataataaaatgtactgGAGAATGATGTGTGAGTGACAAGTTGGTTCCCCCCCCGTGTCCTGTTCGTTTTGCTGTTGTATTCTGAAACGGATGGTTGATAAATTGACGATAAATGCTTTTTACGGTtataaaattgtattaaaatcTGCCTGAGGTAAATACGGAAGACTCCACAAATGTACTGTTGTGAACTGTAAATTAGAACTAATCCGCGGGTGTACCTCTACCAGAGTGAATAAATgttggaggttttttttccccactgatgAGCCATTTTTCTTCTCAGGTGACCACAATGATCCAATCCGGGTTTTCAAGCAAACCACATGACATTCAGCGCCGTGGACAAAGAGAGTTACGACACGCTTTGATCCCGCCGCGACGCAGTCACGTGGTTCATGTATCTCAGTAGTTCAAAACAAATCCACGCTGTCAACTTGTTTGGGTTTAAGTGGAAACCCGCTTCCGCCACAGCTGAGTAAAAAATATATGATTCTGTACGCCGTAATCATGAGAAACTTTCTGGCAATAATGACCTAATATCCCATAATGAGAAACTTTCTGGTAATAGTGACAATCCACGCATGCGCAATGTGCACAGGCAAGCGAGGCGAGCATGTGTGTTGCAAATGCAGAATGGCTGAACTGTTTGGAAAGTAACTGTTCCTGTATAACAACAgctgaacattattattattattattattattattattattattattatcattattattattattattattattattattattattttaaaagtaacTAAGTTAAACCGTAACATATTAATGTTTTGAGCAAATGTTCCCGTCGTTAAAAGATGCGGTTGCATGATGACACGCTCCAGACTGTAATTCACTTAGTTGTCGTTCGCATTTTGGTTGATGAATGGTTGATTACTAAGTTGGCTAATTCTCTTTAATTATGTGCTTTCTGTCACGTATGGTAAACATCGAACACCAAACACTCAAGTGAAAATGAGACGAAACGGTGCTATCTGTTTGAACTGCACAGCGAGAGCTAAGTATGTGCATGATTTAGGTGCGTTTAATCTTGAAACCCACTGAgaaccaaaagtttgtgcacccctgaccatcacaacccacatgtgctttttaaattttccaaatttgttccacctttgctgttataataagctccactcttctgggaagagtttctactagattttggggcatggctgtagggatttgtgaTAATTCAGCTATAAGCGCATtcgtgaggttgaggtcaggtgctgatttTGGAATGTCGAAGAAGttctagttcatcccaaaggtgttcagtggggttgaggtcagggctctgtgcaggacactcgagttcctccaccttcttctaaccttaacacaccaagtcctcactttgtgcacttttgtgtcatgctggaacagatttgggGTCTCTTAGTTCCtagtgaaaggaaattgtaaagctacagcatacaaagacattctatacaattgcttcaaactttgtggcaacagtttgtggaagaaACACATATAGTCAGGTTTTGCCAGCATACAGATGAGATATGAAACATACCCATGCATTGTTTAACGGTATTGTAAAGTATTACTGTCTTAAAGTAAAGATACCAATGGATTTGCTCTTCATCATCCTGTGCATCATCTTGCTCACATGTAATTGACCGATGATGATtttatgaatattcataatGATGTGATAAAAAATTATTCATTGATTAATAATATGTTCATGTATCTTAGCCACTTATTTCACTCAGTTTAGTTCtatataataacatataatCAGTAAGCAACTACTCTACTCTACTTCCACTGTAAAGGGTGCCCCCCTCTCTTCGTCTCTCTTATTTCCCTTCTCTTTTTCAACTACTTCTCTATAACTTTTCTGAAGAAATGCGCTGTGCAATGTTTGCTGTGAACTTCTCTTCTGTTTTGGAATAAATGCTGacttttgttatttaacatttttacatatATCATTTTACTTATGAGCTTGTGAACAACTTATGAATATAAGTATCAGTCATTTTTGAATTCATAATAGTTTTACCTTGAAGTCTATTGTATCGAACTGAAGTTATTGATTGTTCAGTGATTGAGACTTGAGTGTAAATTGCTCTTTGCAATTGCAGTCCTATGgctatccaaggaagaacatccatagccatctttatggtttctaTGTGGTACCATCCATAGTAATTTCACAGTGATCTTTAAGCTGTCCATGTGTGGCCATCCTTAGCAGCAGCAATGGATCCTCAGCAAGTGATTAACTGATTAAGAGAATTTTTGGCTAGCCCTTACTTAATATGGAATATTTTCAAAGATTTAATTCAAAATGTGTGTGGTCTCCCATCTTTTTACTATGTAGTTACATCAAAACTACCCTTTAAGCTATCTAATTTCCATAAtcacatgttttcattttattcaaattATTAAATCAAATATTCCAGTTACTAAAAGCAAATTTGCTGTGCCTTGCTTTGCAAGTGCCTCCCAAATGATAGTGCCAGTGCCAAAGTCTTTCAGGGTGGCCTTCAGGCAGTCTTTGAACCACTTCTTCTGCCTTCCAGATGTGAGCTTGCTCTGGTGTACTTCACTGTACTGCAGCTGTTTTGGCAGGCTGCTGTCAGGCAACCACACTACATACCCTTGCTCAGGCCCAGCTTGCCTAGGTTTTCTGCAGGAGAGTGTGGATTCCAGCACACTTGTGGACTTCCACTTCAAGGGTCTTATCTTGCGATTGAATCTGCAGAATTGTGTGTGAAGGGAACTCATATGGAAGTGGTTGATATTGTCTTTGGCAATTCTACTGATGAATTCAACATTGATGCATGTACATGAGATTGCATCAGA
It encodes:
- the usf2 gene encoding upstream stimulatory factor 2 gives rise to the protein MTLVFVPVISAAVSAFQVLPNIAFKKKERESLTFMDMLEQSLEAQTSHEKQETEEVVQLQEGEGVGAEEPAAVTIASAQQAAVFADNVQYQFRTENSSGQVTYRVVQVTEDQLESAGDGGAAVSVVSTAAFAGAQQAVAQAVIQNPFSNGGSPAGETVGSETRFAYFPAVSDGTATAVSVQAATDATLAPAAGQFYVMMSPPDVLQAGTPRTIAPRTHTYSTKMDGPRAPRDERRRAQHNEVERRRRDKINNWIVTLSKIIPDCNMDNTKTGASKGGILSKACDYIRELRQSNQRLQESFKEVERIQVDNELLRQQIEDLKNDNALLRAQLQQHGLEISGETISQ